CACGGGGTGGCcgtggaggatacgataaccgCGGGAAACGTGAATTTGATCGTCAATCAGGCTCTGATAAAACCGGGATTAAACCAGTGGATAAAAAAGATGGTGCTGGTAGCCATAACTGGGGTACCCACAACGACGAAATTGAAGAAAGTTTGAACCAAGAAAGTCAGGAATGGCCTACCGAGAAACCCGAAGGAGATGCTCCCCAAGCATCCCCGGAAACAAAAGAAGGGGACGCAACAAACACAGATACAACCGAGGAAAAGCCTGCCGAAGAGGAATCTCGCGAATTGACATTGGACGAATGGAAAGCTTTGCGCAATAATAGAGCGAAGCCTCAATACAATTTGCGCAAAGCTGGAGAGGGCGAGGATATGACTCAATGGAAGAAAATGTACGCGCTCCAGAAGAAAAAGGAAGGCGGTgaggacgacgatgacgacgaagaGGAGCATGATGCTGCGGCGGAATATCCTCAGCGGGTTGGACGACAGAAACGTGTGTTAGGCATCGAGATTCAATTCAGTGATTCCCGACGTGGTGCCGGTGGACGTGGAAAAGGACGAGGTGGCCGTGGTGGAGAACGTGCCAATGGTCGTGGATTTGGAAATCGTGGTGGAGCTCCTAGAGATGGAGACACGCGCGGTCCCCCGCCACAAGTCGAGCAAAGGTCGCCTCGAAGACGTCAGAATGCTCCGAAAGTAGACGATGAGAACGACTTCCCCTCATTAGTATAGGTGGTTTCGTTCGTCATTCACACACTATCCCACCATTACCACCACCATCAAGTACTACTACCACAGATAAAATTACCactattactaaaaaaaaatattactatCAACATTTTTGCATCAGTGAAAACGTTAAAGCATAATACAATACCCTCGACGCAAAACATTATTCGTACTATCAGGAATGCGGGAAGTTATATCTAGGCAACAGAAAGAGAGTCTAGTGTTTTTTCAGGTATTTATGGTTGTACAGAGGAAGTTTCGTCGCGTCAAGGTACACCCTTGCAAAATGAGATAcgtaatttatataaatacaagAAACGTGAGCGCTTGTACGCGCTCTTGCATATTGGCACGTTGGCGCAAGCATACAGGAAAAAAAATGTCGCATCATATGAATACTGTAGATCACGATCCTTTTTTTGTACTTGTAACAAATCGGTTTGTCCATAACTAGTATTCAGGGGCTAGTTTGACAGATAAACAGTAACAAGAACGAGGCTGGATGTTCATGGACTTGTTAATAATCGTGAATTTGATCAATACtagactaaaaaaaaaaaaaatatggatgAAAGACTTCAAGCGGACCAGCAGAATGTAATATCAAAAAGATATATTCACTTTACGATGACAGTTTGATGCTGCTTAAATCCGTGTGAAAACCCAGATAGTCCCGAGCTggaaatgaaatatataattcCATCTTCTACGCAAGAAGAAGTTAAGGCGTTCGCcttgattttaattttgatGTCGTATATCGAAGGCCTAAGGAGGCTGGCCATAGCACCGACTCTCGAGAACACGTGTATAATAACTTGTTAGGTGGTAAATTTTAAACATTCTTtctgttttataatttttatacggtGTTAGGAGAAGCCTTCCTTGTAACGGACAAGTCGTCGCTTGTCTTACGTAAAACATAAGAGACTTTTTAAAGCGTGTATTTCTAtccgaagaagacgaagaagaaagaaagaaaaaaaaagaacacatcTCTGATATTAAAAGTGTCTACTTAGGTATGCTAAGTTTGGCTTATATAGAACTATATAGAGattttagaggatagaggagaggataggataggggaatggataggatagaggataggatagaatagaggatattataggggattggataggatacaggaaaggataggatagaggataggataggataggggataggatgggggattatataggatagaggatattatcggatagatgataggataggattgaggataggataggggattggataggggattggatatgatagaggataggatagaatagagaatattataggataggatagaggataggataggatagaggatggggtaggatagagtatacgataggatagagggtaggataggatagaggataggatagaggataggatgggggattggataggatacaggatagaataggatagaggataggataggggattggataggatacaggataggataggatagagtatatgatagaggattggataggtaagaggataatataggatagaggatacgataggatagaggataggataggatagaggattggataggatacaggatagcattgaggataggataggatagaggataggattggggattggataggatacaggaaaggataggataggggataggatgggggattatataggatagaggatattatcggatagatgataggataggattgaggataggataggggattggataggggattggatatgatagaggataggatagaatagagaatattataggataggatagaggataggataggatagaggatggggtaggatagagtatagataggatagagggtaggataggatagaggataggatagaggataggatgggggattggataggatacaggatagaataggatagaggataggataggggattggataggatacaggataggataggatagagtataggatagaggattggataggtaagaggataatataggatagaggatacgataggatagaggataggataggatagaggattggataggatacaggatagcattgaggataggataggatagaggataggattggggattggataggatacaggaaaggataggatagaggataggatgggggattatataggatagaggatattataggatacatgataggataggattgaggataggataggggattggagaggatagaggataggattggataggggattggatatgatagaggataggatagaatagagaatattgtaggataggatagaggataggataggatagaggatggggtaggatagagtatacgataggatagaggataggataggatagaggataggataggatcgaggataggataggggattggagaggatagaggataggattggataggggattggatatgatagaggataggatagaatagagaatattgtaggataggatagaggataggataggatagaggatggggtaggatagagtatacgataggatagaggataggataggatagaggataggataggatagaggataggataggggattggagaggatacaggataggagaggatagaggataggataggggattggataggatacaggaaaggataggatagaggataggatgggggattatataggatagaggatattataggatagatgataggataggattgaggataggataggggattgtagaggatagaggataggattggataggggattggatatgatagaggataggatagaatagagaatattgtaggataggatagaagataggataggatagaggatggggtaggatagaggatatgataggatagaggataggataggttaaaggatcggataggatatgggataaggtaggattgaggattggataggatagaggataggataggggattgtataggatagaggatagtatagaatagaggatacgataggatagaagatacgataggatagagggtaggataggacagaggataggataggggattggagaggatacaggataggttaggatagagtataggataggggattggataggatagaggataggatagaatagaggatattataggataggatacgatagaggatggggtaggatagaaaataggataggacagaggataggataggatagaggatacgatagaggatgtaaccgtatcgattacatgtcgatatgtatcgatcgggcgacgtgtcgcatgagcaacgcggaccaccaccacgacgtccctggtcgtcccgtcatccttctcttaaggaaggatcgcaggatcccccactaattagcgtgcgcgcgcatcgatccccacgcgatacggatcgaatgaggtcgatgcgcgacagaattaggccactctacgtctgggcgcgagcttgttcgggtttgggaatttcgggctgttcggtacgcagcgagcgagtcaaaccgactcaggggcgatacagtcaaaccgactgcgttccttcgtctcgtgatatcctcaaactgaggaagtgtcgtataaaccgcacgacacgagtCCATAAAgttctacgagcggcaatcatcggccgtagcgattaatcaaataataactccagcgagacgagggaaactgcatcggtctcgagtcgtattctccacgAAAGGAAGTaaattctcacgttcgttcgggaaagttacgatacggtaatcagagtaagtacggttaacgtctttccaccgataccggatagtctccgaacctactgactagtgacgacggagacgatcctcagggtcgggtgtctgaccgacgccttgtacgtgtcgtcattcgggcacttcctgcgtcagcaacgagtgctcgtatgctacgacggctcacgttcgttcgggaaattcgcgatacggtaacacGATCAAAGtatcagaaagggacccagacgtggagccaggatagggctcgggctactgcctatgcgaaggcacgattctacgaagtcgcgatcgactaggcgcgaattgcgaacagtaTTAATCCCGCAACCGTCGTACTGCGGTTACTGTACTTATAAAGACTCcgattactgtacatataaagtataacagaatatatcttacttctacctccaacatcgtctccgaatgattcaaagttagtttgaacctctccgtcttccagtgcctggaggcacgaaccttatcttactagggttgtaaccgtccctatctatctatcggaAGCTCAGCATCGATACGATTTttctcacgtgccttcattgtgaggaggcgacagcgtgcgcgtggcaAGACACTGCAGGAACGCGAGGAAGAAGATAAAAACGGTTgcaaggattggataggattaaggataggataggatagagggtgggataggatagatgatacgataggatagcagatacgataggatagagggtaggataggatagaggataggatagaggataggatgggggattggataggatacaggataggataggatagaggataggataggatagaggataggataggggattggataggataggggattggataggatagaggataggattgggtagaggatattataggatagaggataggataggatagaggataggataggatagaggataggataggtgagaggatatgataggatagaggatgggatatgataaaggatacgatgggattgaggataggataagggattggagaggatagaggataggataggatagaggattggatagtaaagaggataatataggatggaggatacgataggatagaggataggataggatagaggattggataggatattggatattataggatagacgttaggatagaggataggatagaggataggatagagggtaggctagaggattggataggattgaggatattataggattgaggatgggataggaaagaggatacgataggatagaggataggataggatagaggattggataggatacaggacagcattgaggataggataggatagaggataggatagagggtaggctagaggattggataggattgaggatattataggatataggatatgataggatagaggatgggataggatagaggatacgataggatagaggataggataggatagaggataggatagaggattggataggatattggatattataggatagacgataggataggggatacgatagaggataggatagaggattgggtaggataggggatattgtaggataggcgataggataggatagtggatgtgataggatagagtatacgataggatacaggatagaataggatagaggataggataggatagaggataggatagaggataggatagagggtagggtagaggattggataggattgaggatattataggatataggatatgataggatagaggattggataggatacag
This Halictus rubicundus isolate RS-2024b unplaced genomic scaffold, iyHalRubi1_principal scaffold0043, whole genome shotgun sequence DNA region includes the following protein-coding sequences:
- the LOC143363367 gene encoding uncharacterized protein LOC143363367 codes for the protein MESMYSINVTNKFLVPLLADDADLREIVQQREQEKEAKKKEKLSEKENKSKQPDAPKPTGNKTQKTRVIKDTQQPVSKIQDPKKDQGEKKPPQVRTGGGDRNVKFSGDNREERYNRRNREEGERTPRPQGELRRGPPGEGRETREFRNSNDTQRADYGERRGRGGMRGLSRGRGGPRGGRGGYDNRGKREFDRQSGSDKTGIKPVDKKDGAGSHNWGTHNDEIEESLNQESQEWPTEKPEGDAPQASPETKEGDATNTDTTEEKPAEEESRELTLDEWKALRNNRAKPQYNLRKAGEGEDMTQWKKMYALQKKKEGGEDDDDDEEEHDAAAEYPQRVGRQKRVLGIEIQFSDSRRGAGGRGKGRGGRGGERANGRGFGNRGGAPRDGDTRGPPPQVEQRSPRRRQNAPKVDDENDFPSLV